The following coding sequences are from one Culex quinquefasciatus strain JHB chromosome 1, VPISU_Cqui_1.0_pri_paternal, whole genome shotgun sequence window:
- the LOC6038489 gene encoding uncharacterized protein LOC6038489, whose product MLLYPAIHLRKLVASVELPDHALVARKIERLLLKALNLLANPPRRAPEFAPWIVVAIDELITVGALQLSEAAPLIRQGRLQMRLDVFFRPLEVETWEAEDSEYDEPTEEEEEELEEDDDDIQLVDLEDWFPVDLTSDTDGDELSLMAASVASSAVSRKRRKQQLQEQEPIAWKRPRFSTPYKVDEDAIPYFDESMENYENDDQCKEASSEIVEQPFQVKRMCIFCPRVFRQRFLSAIMSAMDSLPPWEPVPQFKRNGYKLDTVWFVPVDAYSTNWLVSTVENLSKKPWWHRAGIFIEPWSQRFVMRNVIRFTLPWKPGGPGNGMGRVVQRLRKANGRHGSQRWNQIGCRVVGGRIHVFMVVNEYSFRSLARAHFFVFYGFSRYRCQVVERGYK is encoded by the exons ATGCTTCTTTACCCGGCAATCCACTTGCGAAAACTGGTGGCATCCGTCGAGCTCCCGGACCACGCCCTGGTGGCGAGGAAAATCGAGCGTCTTCTGCTTAAGGCGCTAAACCTGCTGGCGAATCCGCCCCGCCGCGCTCCGGAGTTTGCCCCGTGGATTGTGGTGGCCATCGACGAGCTGATCACCGTCGGAGCTCTGCAG ctCTCCGAGGCGGCCCCGTTGATCCGGCAGGGCCGGCTGCAGATGCGCCTGGATGTGTTCTTCCGGCCGCTGGAAGTCGAAACGTGGGAGGCGGAAGACTCCGAGTACGATGAACCCacggaagaggaggaggaggaacttGAGGAGGACGACGATGACATCCAGCTGGTTGACCTGGAGGATTGGTTTCCGGTCGATTTGACCAGCGACACCGACGGCGACGAGCTGAGTCTGATGGCCGCCAGCGTTGCGTCCAGTGCCGTTTCGAGAAAGCGACGCAAGCAACAGCTGCAAGAGCAAGAGCCGATCGCATGGAAGCGACCACGATTCTCGACGCCGTACAAAGTGGACGAGGACGCGATTCCGTACTTTGATGAATCGATGGAAAATTATGAGAACGACGACCAGTGCAAGGAAGCGTCCTCGGAAATTGTCGAGCAGCCGTTCCAGGTCAAACGCATGTGCATCTTTTGTCCGCGGGTTTTCCGCCAACGATTCCTTAGCGCCATCATGTCCGCCATGGACAGTCTCCCACCCTGGGAGCCGGTTCCCCAATTCAAACGCAACGGCTACAAGCTGGACACAGTTTGGTTCGTTCCGGTGGACGCTTACTCGACCAACTGGCTGGTTTCCACCGTTGAGAATTTGTCCAAGAAGCCCTGGTGGCACCGGGCCGGCATCTTCATCGAACCGTGGAGTCAGCGCTTCGTGATGCGGAACGTGATCCGCTTTACGCTGCCCTGGAAACCCGGCGGCCCCGGCAACGGCATGGGTCGCGTTGTGCAACGGCTGCGAAAGGCCAACGGACGGCACGGTTCGCAGCGTTGGAACCAGATTGGGTGTCGGGTGGTCGGCGGCCGGATTCACGTGTTCATGGTCGTTAACGAGTACTCGTTTCGCTCGCTAGCTCGggcgcactttttcgtgttttacGGATTCAGTCGCTACCGGTGCCAGGTTGTCGAGCGTGGCTATAAGTAA